A window of the Gossypium hirsutum isolate 1008001.06 chromosome A03, Gossypium_hirsutum_v2.1, whole genome shotgun sequence genome harbors these coding sequences:
- the LOC107886287 gene encoding MLP-like protein 43: MSASASPSALNYLPKHQPNHSHIKQTTPTLNIVAETMAFSALTGKLEADVEIKASPEQFHEMFAHKPHHVHHTCYDKIQGCDLHEGEWGKVGTIVHWSYVHDGKAKKAKEVVEAVDPDKNLVTFRVIEGDLMEEYKSFVITIQVSPKSEGSGSLVHWTLEYEKLHDGIAHPETLLQFVQDVSKDIDAHLTQAS; the protein is encoded by the exons ATGTCAGCAAGTGCAAGCCCATCCGCACTCAATTATTTG CCTAAACATCAACCAAACCACTCCCACATTAAACAAACCACTCCCACATTAAATATTGTTGCTGAAACAATGGCGTTTTCAGCTCTGACAGGTAAGCTTGAGGCAGATGTAGAGATTAAGGCTTCTCCTGAGCAGTTCCATGAAATGTTTGCCCACAAACCGCACCACGTGCACCATACTTGCTATGACAAGATTCAAGGATGCGATTTACATGAAGGTGAATGGGGGAAAGTCGGTACCATTGTCCATTGGAGTTATGTGCATG ATGGAAAAGCTAAAAAGGCAAAGGAAGTAGTGGAAGCAGTAGACCCTGATAAGAATTTGGTCACTTTCAGAGTGATCGAAGGAGATCTAATGGAAGAGTATAAGAGCTTTGTAATCACGATTCAAGTTTCGCCCAAGAGCGAGGGTAGTGGCAGCTTAGTGCACTGGACTTTGGAATACGAGAAGCTGCACGATGGGATTGCGCATCCCGAGACTCTGCTGCAATTCGTTCAAGATGTCTCTAAAGACATTGACGCCCACCTCACCCAAGCAAGCTAA